From a region of the Thiomicrorhabdus sp. genome:
- a CDS encoding RNA pseudouridine synthase, producing MPMTNQKPNLNLDTNPDVNPDVNPDVNPDAKQHFSIQCALEQTALDLLAEKTGLAKQQLKQYAQQGAVWIQRQPNSKPERLRRLKKMILPGQVIEFYYYPDLLNETPATPILIADFIEYSVWLKPRGMLSQGSKWADHTALYRWVEQNYQPENNGQKQIRQAWIVHRLDRATQGLMLLAHTKKMAAKLSHLFETDQVHKSYQANVWGCYPENTQTINIEIDGKHAVSHVLRLQYDKLQDCSRVQIDIETGRKHQIRRHLSETGFPIIGDRLYGDETKDQQLKSRPDLQLTAFKLHFKCPITGEPRHFKLEESQLDLLNLIYSPSINQAW from the coding sequence ATGCCGATGACAAATCAAAAACCAAACCTTAATCTAGACACCAATCCAGATGTTAATCCAGATGTTAATCCAGATGTTAATCCAGATGCGAAGCAGCACTTTTCAATTCAATGTGCTCTAGAACAGACTGCTTTGGATTTACTGGCAGAAAAAACTGGCCTGGCAAAACAGCAGCTTAAACAGTATGCACAGCAAGGTGCGGTTTGGATTCAACGTCAACCTAATAGCAAACCAGAACGTTTACGCCGTTTAAAAAAAATGATTTTACCAGGCCAGGTAATTGAGTTTTACTATTACCCTGACTTACTCAATGAAACACCAGCAACACCTATCTTAATTGCAGATTTCATTGAATATTCTGTGTGGTTAAAACCCAGAGGAATGTTATCACAAGGTTCTAAATGGGCTGATCATACCGCCTTATATCGTTGGGTTGAACAAAATTACCAACCTGAAAATAACGGCCAAAAGCAAATTCGCCAGGCCTGGATAGTACATCGTTTAGACAGAGCAACCCAAGGTTTGATGCTACTGGCACACACTAAAAAAATGGCTGCCAAGTTGAGTCATCTTTTTGAAACTGACCAAGTTCATAAAAGCTATCAAGCCAATGTTTGGGGTTGTTACCCAGAGAATACTCAAACCATCAACATTGAGATTGATGGGAAACATGCAGTAAGTCATGTTTTAAGATTACAGTACGATAAATTGCAAGACTGTTCCCGAGTTCAAATAGACATTGAAACCGGGCGTAAACATCAAATTCGTCGTCATCTATCAGAGACAGGATTTCCGATTATTGGTGATCGGCTTTATGGTGATGAAACTAAAGACCAACAACTTAAAAGCAGGCCAGACCTCCAACTCACTGCTTTCAAACTTCATTTTAAATGCCCAATAACCGGTGAACCTCGGCATTTTAAACTTGAGGAATCTCAACTTGATCTGCTCAACTTGATTTACTCACCCTCAATTAACCAGGCCTGGTAA
- a CDS encoding EAL and HDOD domain-containing protein has product MQAQLFLNKQPVLDSKQALYGYHLSLELVNDVDPSTVEWEKVMKAFCKDIAEQDGMTALTSNKPIFYRAPVEVLSLDLLPKIGDFSKLTVEVGLSVLHNKTVLEALKELIKSGAKVAILGYEDSDDFKKLLTIAKTVKLDAKNFTAEEVKKIISALKLQQIKTVITGLETEEEFVDYANTDADLYQGYFFTNPIISGQKELSGSRLAMLKLLAEVNDSEIEFNKIVQTIGSDVGLTHKLLSAINHPSNHIPQVVETLKDAVNFMGLKRLKFWVNMMVMSDVNDVPKELLTTALVRAKFMEVLAAKQGRDADKDRYFMTGMFSTLNAFLKTSMADIVEQLPLSKEVKSALVDHSGDMGRALFVICSLEQGNDEMDDRNIDIMMVSSAYMNANSWAYKTMAGLEAA; this is encoded by the coding sequence ATGCAAGCACAACTTTTCTTAAATAAACAACCTGTACTAGATTCTAAACAAGCGTTATACGGATATCATTTATCTTTAGAACTGGTGAACGATGTTGATCCATCAACGGTTGAATGGGAAAAAGTTATGAAAGCGTTTTGTAAAGATATTGCTGAACAAGATGGCATGACGGCTTTGACGTCTAATAAACCGATATTTTATAGAGCTCCAGTTGAAGTGCTCTCATTAGACTTGCTACCAAAAATTGGTGATTTTTCAAAACTAACCGTAGAAGTCGGTTTATCTGTTTTACATAATAAAACCGTTTTAGAGGCTTTAAAAGAGCTTATAAAATCGGGTGCCAAGGTTGCTATATTGGGTTATGAAGATAGTGATGACTTTAAAAAACTATTAACCATTGCTAAAACAGTTAAGTTAGATGCTAAGAATTTTACTGCTGAAGAAGTAAAAAAGATTATTAGTGCACTGAAACTTCAACAAATTAAAACCGTTATTACTGGTTTAGAAACAGAAGAAGAGTTTGTAGACTATGCCAATACTGATGCTGATCTTTATCAAGGATATTTCTTCACTAACCCTATCATTTCCGGTCAAAAAGAGCTGTCAGGCAGTAGACTAGCCATGCTCAAATTATTAGCCGAAGTGAATGACTCAGAAATTGAATTCAATAAAATTGTACAAACGATAGGTTCTGATGTTGGCTTAACTCATAAGCTATTAAGTGCCATTAATCACCCAAGTAATCATATTCCTCAGGTGGTTGAAACCTTAAAAGATGCTGTGAACTTTATGGGTTTAAAACGTCTTAAATTTTGGGTAAATATGATGGTCATGTCAGATGTAAATGATGTGCCAAAAGAGTTATTAACTACAGCATTAGTCAGAGCTAAATTTATGGAAGTTTTGGCAGCCAAACAAGGTCGAGATGCTGACAAAGATCGTTATTTTATGACGGGTATGTTTTCAACACTTAATGCTTTCTTAAAAACCTCTATGGCTGATATTGTTGAACAACTGCCTTTATCAAAAGAAGTAAAGAGCGCTTTAGTTGACCACTCTGGCGACATGGGGAGAGCGTTGTTTGTTATATGTTCTTTAGAACAAGG